The DNA sequence ACAACCAGGCGCCAGCCGTGAAGCCGGGCGCCGCGAAGGTGTCGGTGGCAGCCACTGCCCACGTCCTGAATACGGGCAACGGCCGGCTGGAAGCAGTTGTGCCCGATGTGGGCAAGACTGTCCTGCTGATTGGGGATTCGCAGTCGGAACCCGTTGACGGCTGGCCCCGCCTGGGTTTGGCCGCCGCCGGGTACAACGTGTACTTTTGCGGCCGCGGGGGCACCGGCTACGTCGCGGCGAACGGTGCCACCGGTAACTACGTGGACGCCCTGCAGCGCGGGGACTGGCAGCTCCCCTCCGGGACCCCCGCCCTCATTGTGGTCGAGGGCGGTGGCAACGACGCCGCCGGAGGCGCAAGCAACGCGCAGATCGCACGGAACGCCGAGCGGCTGATCGCTGAGCTGCGGAGCCGCTATCCCGGCACACGGCTGGCAATGATCGGCACCCTGGCCCGGGGATCGAACGACGGCGGCGGCCGGCGGAGTGAGGTTGATGCTTTGCTCGGTGCCGTGGCGGCAGCAAATGGACTGCCCTTTATCTCCACCGGAGACTGGCTCACCAGGTACGGGCTGGCGAAGGACCTCGCCGATGCGGTGCACATGAACACCGAAGGCCGCACGGCACTGGGCGGGATTCTTGAGCGCAGGCTAAGGGAACTCGGACTGGACCGGAAAGCCGCAGCGGAGCAGGGCGCCCTCGCCGCCGTGCCTGCAGCCGGGAGCACCTTCCAGGACTGACAGCCGAACCGGGCTGGTTCCGCCGGCCACCCAGACAGTCTCGCCGGCCAATCAAACCGGTCAATTAACCGGTCACTTAAACGGCTGGAGCCGGGACCCAAAGGTCCCGGCTCCACCCGTCAGGGAAAACGTCCCGCTATGCCACCTCAGGCGGAAGCATCAGCTTCGCGCCGGGGATGGCATTGAGCAGGGCCTTGGTGTACTCCTGCTTGGGCGATTCGAAGACGTCGTCCGTGGACCCGGTCTCCACCAGGCGGCCCTTCTCCATCACACAGACGTGGTCCGCGATCTGGCGCACCACGGCAAGGTCGTGCGTGATGAACAGGTACGTCAGCCCAAGGTTGGCCTGCAGGTCGGCGAGCAGGTTCAGCACCTGCGCCTGCACCAGCACGTCCAGCGCGGAGACTGCCTCATCACAGATGATGACCTCGGGGTCCAGCGCCAGTGCCCGTGCGATGGCCACGCGCTGCCGCTGGCCGCCGGACAGCTCATTGGGATACCGCTGCATGGCGGACTGGGGCAGAGCCACCTGGTCCAGCAATGTCCGGACTTTCTTCTCCCGGCTGGCCTGGTCCCCGATCTTGTGGACCCGCAATGGTTCTTCGATCGTGCGGTAGATGTTGTACATCGGATCGAGGGAGCCGTACGGGTCCTGGAAGATCGGCTGGACCCGCCTGCGGAACTTGAACAGTTCGGCAGGCTTCAGGACCGAGGTGTCGACGCCGTCGAACAGGATCCTGCCCTCGGTCGGCTTCTCCAGCTGGAGCACCATCTTGGCCACTGTGGACTTGCCGGAACCCGACTCCCCCACGATCGCCGTCGTGGTTCCCCGCCGGACGTCGAAGCTTACGCCGTCAACGGCCGCGAAGTCCGTCGCCTTGCCCAGCCCCGAGCGGAGCTTGTAGACCTTCCGCAGGTCCTGGATCTGCAGGAAAGTGTCCGGCTTTACCGTTTCGGCGGCAGGTGCCAGCAGGTCCGACGTCTCCACGCCCTGTTCCTTGGCCACCTGGATGCGGCGGCTGGCAAGGGATGGCGCGGACTCCACGAGCCGCTTGGTGTAGGGGTGCTGCGGGTTGCGCAGCAGTTCCAGCGACGGCCCGGCCTCAACGACGCGGCCCTGGTACATGACCACGACTTTGTCGGCACGCTCGGCTGCGAGGCCAAGGTCGTGGGTGATCAGCAGCACCGAGGTGCCCAGCTCGTTGGTCATGGTTTCCAGGTGGTCCAGGATCTGCCGCTGGACGGTGACGTCAAGGGCCGACGTCGGCTCGTCCGCGATCAGCAGGCGCGGCTGGCAGGAGAGGCCGATGGCGATCAGCGCACGCTGGCGCATGCCGCCCGAGAACTCGTGCGGGTACTGGTTGGCCCGGCGCTTGGCGTCCGGCAGTCCGGCCTGGGACAACACCTTGGCGATATCGTCCGGACCGCTGGGCCGGCCGTTTGCACGCAGTGTCTCCCGGACCTGGTAGCCGATCTTCCATACCGGGTTCAGGTTGGACATGGGGTCCTGCGGCACCATGCCGATGGTGTTGCCGCGCAGCTCGATCATGCGCTGCTCGGAGGCGTGGGCGATGTCCTCGCCGTCGAGCAGGATCTGGCCGCCGGACACTTTGCCGTTGTTGGGCAGGAGGCCGATGGCGGCCAGGGCGGTGGTGGACTTGCCGGAGCCGGACTCCCCCACGATGGCCACCGTTTCACCGGGCATGATGGTCAGGTGTGCATTCCGCACCGCCTGGACGTCGCCACCGCCGGTCTTGAAGGTGATGGCGAGGTCGCGGATTTCGAGCAGCGGCCTGACGCCGGTGGCACCGGCCTCATCAATGCGGACGTCTGGACTTGTCATCTCTTTATCTCTCATCGCTGACGGCTCTTCGGGTCGAGGGCGTCACGCACGGCGTCACCCAGCATGATGAAGCTCAGCACCGTGATGGACAGCGCCGCGGCCGGGTAGAGCATGATTTCCGGCCGGGTCCTGATCGATGCCTGGGCGCCTGCAATGTCGTTGCCCCACGACATGATGCTCTGGGGCAAACCGATGCCCAGGAAGGACAGGGTGGCTTCGGCCACGATGAACACGCCAAGCTCCAGCGTCGCCAGGACGATGATGGGTGCCAGGGCGTTCGGCAGGACGTGGCGGATCAGGGCGCCGAATTTGGAGACGCCCAGCGCGCGCGCGGCTGTGACGAAGTCAGCGTTGCGTACCTCGATGACTGCACCACGGGTGATACGCGCCATCTGCGGCCAGGCCAGGAGCGAGATGACGAACACCACGGTCCATACGCTCTTGTTCTCCCGGAACAGCGGCAGCTGAGTGATCACCAGCGCGCCCAGGACAAGCGGCAGGGCGAAGAAGATATCGCCCAGGCGGGCGAGGACGGCATCGATCCAGCCACCGTAGTACCCCGCGAGGGCGCCGAGCGTCACGCCGATGACCAGCACGCAGAGCACGGAAAGCAGGCCCACGGAGAGGGAAGCCTGCGTGCCGTGGATGACCCTGGAGTAAACGTCGCAGCCCTGGAAGGTGAAGCCAAACGGGTGTCCGGCCGTGGGGGCGCCTTCGGAGTTGGCAAGCTCGCAGCCCTCGTTGGGGGGCGTGGACGTGAAGAGGCCCGGGAACAAGGCAATCACGATCAGGGCAAGGATCAGCAGTGCCGAGATGATGAACAGCGGACGACGACGGAGCTTGCGCCACGCGTCTGCCCACAGGCTGAGCGGGGCCTGGTCCGTCTTGACGGCGTCCGTTGCCTGCAGCGGTGTCTCGTCGATGGGGGCCACGAAGTGGCTGTTATTACTGGTCATAGCGGATCCTCGGGTCAAGCCAGGCGTACAGGAGATCGACAAGAAGGTTCGCCACGACGAACACCAGCACCAGCACGCTGACGATGGAGACGATGGTGGGGCCTTCACTGCGGAGGACAGCCTGGTAGAGCTTGTTGCCTACGCCGGGAACGTTGAAGATGCCCTCAGTAACAATGGCACCGCCCATCAGGCCGCCAAGGTTGGCGCCCAGGTAGGTCACCACAGGGATCAGGGAGTTGCGCAGGATGTGCGCCATGACCACCCGCGGCCGGGAGAGGCCCTTGGCCGTGGCGGTCCGCACGTAGTCGGCATTCATGTTTTCGCTGACTGATGCGCGAGTCAGGCGGAGGACGTAGGCGAAGGAGACAAGTCCCAGGACCACGGCCGGGAGCAGCAGGGTCCCCCAGTTGGCGTTCGCGCCCACTGTGGGTTTGGCCCAGCCAAGCTGCACGCCGAAGACGAGCTGGAAAACGAAGCCGAGGACGAAGGTGGGGACTGCGATGACAACCAGCGAGGCCACCAGGACGGTGGAATCGAACCAGCCGCCGCGCCGCAGCCCGGCGAAAACGCCGAACGCAACACCGAAGACAGCCTGGATGGCCAGCGCCTCGATGGCGAGCATCGCCGTCACCGGGAAGACACGGGCAAGGCTGGCCGCGATGGGCTGGCCCGTGAAGTCATTGCCCAGGTTGAAGGTGAAAAGGTTCTTGAGGAACAGGCCGTACTGGACCCAGAAGGGCTGGTCCAGGTTGTACTGGCTGCGCAGGGTGTCGATGACAGCCTGCGGGGGCTGGCGGTCGCCGAACAGCGCGGCGATGGGATCGCCCGGCAGGGCGAACACCATGTAGTACACCAAAAGGGTAGTGCCGAGGAAAACAGGGATCACCTGAAGGAGTCGGCGCAGGATGAACCGGATCACAGGATCACCTGCCTTCCGGTAAAGGGGAAAACGCGTTCATGAATGCCTTCCTGCCGCTTGCAAGCCAATGGGGGCCCGGACGCAACCGGAACCCCCATCAGCCTGACGGCAAGTTAGATCTGGTGACTACTTGGCGGTGATGCCGTAGTACAGGATGCCGCCGTTCCAGCCGGTCTCGGCCTTCACGATGTTGTTGCTCCAGACGATCGGGCGTGCCTGATCCCAGAGCGGCAGGCCGGGCAGGTCCTGGAACAGGACTTCCTGTGCCTGGTTGAACTTGGTGTTTGCCTCGTCCGTGCTCTTGGCAGCCAGGCCCTCCTTGAGGAGGTTGTCGAACTCAGGGTTCGAGTACTTCTCGTAGTTGGAGGAAGCGTTGGTGGCCCAGACCGGTCCCAGGAAGTTGTACAGCGACGGGTAGTCGCCCTGCCAGCCCGCGCGGGTCAGGCCGGGCAGCTGCTGGGACTTGCGGAGGTTCAGGACTTCAGCGAACTTGGCGAACGGCTGGATTTCAGCCTGGATGCCGAGGTTGTTCTTGAAGCCGTTGGCTACCGCATCGATCCATTCCTTGTTGCCGCCGTCGGTGTTGGAGGCGATCTGGAGCGGCTTGGAGCCGTCGTACGGCTTGATCTTCTCTGCCTGTGCCCAGAGGTCCTTGGCCTTGGCGGCGTCGAACTTCAGGACTTCGCTGCCCTTGAGGCCTTCCTTGAATCCGTCGATGACCGGCGGAACGAATGCCTTGGCCGGGGTGCGGGTGCCGTTGAAGACAACCTTGGCGATTTCCTCGCGGTTGATGGCGTAGGACAGTGCCTGGCGGCGCAGCTTGCCGGCTTCACCCTGGAAGTTGGGGTTGTACGGCGGGATGTTCAGCGTGGAGTTGGTCGCAACCGGCTTGGTGGAGTTGCGGTCCGGGAAGTCGGAGACGTAGGTCTTCAGGGCGTTCGACGGGAGAACATCCGTGATGTCGAGGTTGTCCGACTGCAGGTCCGTGTATGCGGGGCCCGGATCGGTGTAGAACTTGAAGGTCACGCCGCCGTTCTTTGCCTCGCGCGGGCCCTTGTAATCGGCGTTCTTGACCAGGGAGATCGACTGGTCATGGACCCAGGAACCCTGCTTTTCGAACTTGTACGGACCGTTGCCAACGGGGTTTTCACCGAAGGTCTTGGGGTCGGTCAGCGCGGCGGACGGAAGCGGGAAGAAGGCGGAGTAGCCAAGGCGCAGGGACCAGTCCGCTTCGGGCTGGGCGAGCTTGACCGTGATGGTGGAATCATCGGTTGCTGCCAGGCCGGACATGGTGTCGGCCTTGGGAGCAGGAGTGGTGGTGGTCTTGCCGTCAGCACCCTTTTCCGAGTTCACAGCCGAAACGTCTTCGTAACCGGCGATGGACTCGAAGAAGAATCCGTTGTTCTGCAGGTTCT is a window from the Arthrobacter sp. NicSoilC5 genome containing:
- a CDS encoding ABC transporter substrate-binding protein is translated as MRFTRTSKALGIVAIAALALTGCGAGGGSTDGASKAAGDPNKVITAYSNEPQNPLLPANTNEVYGGRVVELLFEGLRTYDASGKPVNALADSIESSDAQNWTIKVKQGQKFTNGEAITAKTFVDSWNFAANSKNLQNNGFFFESIAGYEDVSAVNSEKGADGKTTTTPAPKADTMSGLAATDDSTITVKLAQPEADWSLRLGYSAFFPLPSAALTDPKTFGENPVGNGPYKFEKQGSWVHDQSISLVKNADYKGPREAKNGGVTFKFYTDPGPAYTDLQSDNLDITDVLPSNALKTYVSDFPDRNSTKPVATNSTLNIPPYNPNFQGEAGKLRRQALSYAINREEIAKVVFNGTRTPAKAFVPPVIDGFKEGLKGSEVLKFDAAKAKDLWAQAEKIKPYDGSKPLQIASNTDGGNKEWIDAVANGFKNNLGIQAEIQPFAKFAEVLNLRKSQQLPGLTRAGWQGDYPSLYNFLGPVWATNASSNYEKYSNPEFDNLLKEGLAAKSTDEANTKFNQAQEVLFQDLPGLPLWDQARPIVWSNNIVKAETGWNGGILYYGITAK
- a CDS encoding ABC transporter ATP-binding protein, with protein sequence MTSPDVRIDEAGATGVRPLLEIRDLAITFKTGGGDVQAVRNAHLTIMPGETVAIVGESGSGKSTTALAAIGLLPNNGKVSGGQILLDGEDIAHASEQRMIELRGNTIGMVPQDPMSNLNPVWKIGYQVRETLRANGRPSGPDDIAKVLSQAGLPDAKRRANQYPHEFSGGMRQRALIAIGLSCQPRLLIADEPTSALDVTVQRQILDHLETMTNELGTSVLLITHDLGLAAERADKVVVMYQGRVVEAGPSLELLRNPQHPYTKRLVESAPSLASRRIQVAKEQGVETSDLLAPAAETVKPDTFLQIQDLRKVYKLRSGLGKATDFAAVDGVSFDVRRGTTTAIVGESGSGKSTVAKMVLQLEKPTEGRILFDGVDTSVLKPAELFKFRRRVQPIFQDPYGSLDPMYNIYRTIEEPLRVHKIGDQASREKKVRTLLDQVALPQSAMQRYPNELSGGQRQRVAIARALALDPEVIICDEAVSALDVLVQAQVLNLLADLQANLGLTYLFITHDLAVVRQIADHVCVMEKGRLVETGSTDDVFESPKQEYTKALLNAIPGAKLMLPPEVA
- a CDS encoding ABC transporter permease — protein: MIRFILRRLLQVIPVFLGTTLLVYYMVFALPGDPIAALFGDRQPPQAVIDTLRSQYNLDQPFWVQYGLFLKNLFTFNLGNDFTGQPIAASLARVFPVTAMLAIEALAIQAVFGVAFGVFAGLRRGGWFDSTVLVASLVVIAVPTFVLGFVFQLVFGVQLGWAKPTVGANANWGTLLLPAVVLGLVSFAYVLRLTRASVSENMNADYVRTATAKGLSRPRVVMAHILRNSLIPVVTYLGANLGGLMGGAIVTEGIFNVPGVGNKLYQAVLRSEGPTIVSIVSVLVLVFVVANLLVDLLYAWLDPRIRYDQ
- a CDS encoding SGNH/GDSL hydrolase family protein; amino-acid sequence: MPPAKASTMRGAAWAVAGVVAGLVVAGLVVAGSGGDGLSAGPGGSSLSRAAAGQAANNQAPAVKPGAAKVSVAATAHVLNTGNGRLEAVVPDVGKTVLLIGDSQSEPVDGWPRLGLAAAGYNVYFCGRGGTGYVAANGATGNYVDALQRGDWQLPSGTPALIVVEGGGNDAAGGASNAQIARNAERLIAELRSRYPGTRLAMIGTLARGSNDGGGRRSEVDALLGAVAAANGLPFISTGDWLTRYGLAKDLADAVHMNTEGRTALGGILERRLRELGLDRKAAAEQGALAAVPAAGSTFQD
- a CDS encoding ABC transporter permease gives rise to the protein MTSNNSHFVAPIDETPLQATDAVKTDQAPLSLWADAWRKLRRRPLFIISALLILALIVIALFPGLFTSTPPNEGCELANSEGAPTAGHPFGFTFQGCDVYSRVIHGTQASLSVGLLSVLCVLVIGVTLGALAGYYGGWIDAVLARLGDIFFALPLVLGALVITQLPLFRENKSVWTVVFVISLLAWPQMARITRGAVIEVRNADFVTAARALGVSKFGALIRHVLPNALAPIIVLATLELGVFIVAEATLSFLGIGLPQSIMSWGNDIAGAQASIRTRPEIMLYPAAALSITVLSFIMLGDAVRDALDPKSRQR